The proteins below are encoded in one region of Carboxydocella sporoproducens DSM 16521:
- a CDS encoding succinate dehydrogenase cytochrome b558 subunit — protein MADNHFFIRKLHSLLGVIPVGLFLLEHLFTNSFALKGAQAFNEKVEFFQSIPYLIFIELLLIFLPLLFHGIYGTWIVLTGESNVFQYRYYRNWFYWIQRLSGIITLIFVIWHVWNTRLQTLFFGTEMSFEFMHNLLSNPVNAVLYAIGLIAATFHFANGMWAFLVSWGITIGPKAQRTSTIIWSIFFIVITAVGLNALFGFIRG, from the coding sequence ATGGCGGATAATCATTTTTTCATCCGCAAGCTCCATTCCCTTCTGGGGGTGATTCCAGTTGGTTTGTTCCTGCTGGAGCATTTGTTTACCAATTCCTTTGCCCTGAAAGGGGCACAAGCCTTTAATGAAAAGGTGGAGTTTTTTCAGAGTATTCCTTATCTTATCTTCATTGAGTTACTCCTGATTTTTTTGCCGCTTCTGTTCCATGGTATTTACGGGACCTGGATTGTTCTGACGGGAGAGAGCAATGTTTTTCAATACCGGTATTATCGTAACTGGTTTTACTGGATTCAGCGGCTTTCCGGTATCATCACTTTAATTTTTGTCATCTGGCATGTCTGGAATACCCGTTTGCAAACCCTGTTCTTTGGCACTGAAATGAGTTTTGAGTTTATGCATAATTTGCTTTCCAATCCAGTTAATGCTGTTCTTTATGCTATCGGGTTGATTGCTGCTACTTTCCATTTTGCCAATGGCATGTGGGCTTTTCTGGTTTCCTGGGGGATTACCATTGGGCCTAAAGCTCAGAGAACCAGTACTATCATCTGGAGCATATTCTTTATCGTTATTACTGCTGTAGGCTTGAATGCGCTGTTCGGCTTTATCAGAGGCTAA
- a CDS encoding carbohydrate-binding protein: MRIEQQGIEVTPDIIKAGDLVRIQYNGLLARSGADQVYLHVGYGDKWEYVCDYPMQKTANGWQKVLSVEHPGSLNFCFKDSANNWDNNNGLNWSVAINNNLRA, from the coding sequence ATGCGGATTGAACAACAGGGAATTGAGGTTACTCCGGACATTATCAAGGCGGGTGATCTGGTCCGGATTCAGTACAATGGCTTACTGGCCCGGTCGGGAGCTGACCAGGTGTACTTGCATGTGGGTTATGGGGATAAATGGGAATATGTTTGTGATTACCCCATGCAGAAAACGGCCAATGGCTGGCAGAAGGTGCTGTCAGTAGAACATCCCGGCAGCCTCAATTTCTGCTTCAAGGACAGTGCCAATAACTGGGATAACAATAATGGCCTCAACTGGTCAGTAGCTATCAACAACAATTTGCGAGCCTAA
- a CDS encoding sugar phosphate nucleotidyltransferase, with the protein MKAIIMAGGEGSRLRPLTCDRPKPLTPLLNRPVMEHIVNLLKKHGIRQIGVTLQYLPEAIMEYFGDGSDWGVEMRYFLEETPLGTAGSVKNAEEFLDEPFIVISGDALTDFDLSRAIEFHRQKGAWATLVLTRVQTPLEYGVVMTDKNGSIYRFLEKPSWSEVFSDTVNTGIYILEPRVLQYIPAGQQFDFSKDLFPRLLAEGRPLFGCILAGYWCDIGNLQQYAEAHYAVLAGGVQLELGGQQVAPGVWAEAGAKIHPRAYLEGPAFIGADTVIDAEAYVGPFTVIGRNCHLGSKASLKRAVLWEGVNIGAGAEIRGAILCRQVKVGQGSRIYQGAVIGDGTVLGERVYVDAGVKIWPQKRVESGARLRENLVWGERQPRTLFGREGIVGEINRELTPEQAVKVAAAFATLFQPETALLVSTDHSPAAAMLKHAVLAGLLGAGMVVWDAGILTGGASRYLIRSLAASGGVHIQGSGQGNRARVLLLNQQGASLTPAEERKVENLLGREGMRRTAAGHLGRVMPLPSGLDEYTGFLLNFRPRGQNYQWRIGVGALTPALAQILPRIFQDTGFRLIYLQDGEQQLEQLISLVQTERLDLGLWFGEEGERLSLVLPGGMYLAPAQVQILKTWLYAQRKEQAVIPYPVHWPQALARRLQERGAVIQPVKTNPGLIQNQWAQDEEGFYLLADDLYTLLVLLRQAEEQGLERLLQELPDFNWVAKSTACPWEAKGLVMRRLMEELQDRELELLDGIKLWDNGAWALVLPDSEEPVCRIYAEGPDMEIAESLTEQLLQKITEIQKESEGVG; encoded by the coding sequence ATGAAAGCCATTATTATGGCGGGAGGGGAAGGTTCCCGACTGAGACCATTAACCTGTGACCGGCCCAAACCTCTGACGCCTTTACTGAACCGGCCGGTGATGGAACACATTGTCAATCTCCTGAAAAAACATGGCATCCGTCAGATTGGGGTTACCTTGCAGTATCTGCCGGAGGCCATTATGGAATATTTTGGCGATGGCAGTGACTGGGGGGTGGAAATGCGCTATTTTCTGGAGGAAACTCCCCTGGGCACTGCTGGCAGTGTCAAAAATGCAGAAGAATTTTTGGATGAACCTTTTATTGTTATCAGTGGTGATGCGCTGACGGATTTTGACCTGAGCCGGGCCATTGAGTTTCATCGGCAAAAGGGTGCCTGGGCAACCCTGGTTTTGACCCGGGTCCAGACACCTCTGGAATACGGGGTAGTGATGACTGATAAAAATGGCAGTATCTATCGTTTCCTGGAAAAACCCAGCTGGAGTGAGGTTTTCAGTGATACGGTCAATACCGGGATCTATATCCTGGAACCCCGGGTATTGCAATATATTCCGGCAGGTCAGCAGTTTGATTTCAGTAAAGATCTCTTTCCCCGCTTGCTGGCGGAAGGGAGACCGCTCTTCGGCTGTATCCTGGCGGGGTACTGGTGTGATATCGGCAATTTGCAACAATATGCAGAAGCCCATTATGCCGTGCTGGCCGGTGGGGTGCAGCTGGAACTGGGCGGTCAACAGGTAGCTCCGGGGGTCTGGGCTGAGGCAGGGGCAAAAATCCATCCCCGGGCCTATCTGGAAGGGCCGGCTTTTATCGGAGCGGATACCGTTATTGATGCGGAGGCCTATGTGGGGCCTTTTACGGTGATTGGCCGCAATTGTCATCTCGGCAGCAAAGCCAGCCTTAAACGGGCTGTTCTCTGGGAAGGGGTAAATATAGGTGCCGGAGCAGAAATCCGCGGGGCTATCCTCTGCCGTCAGGTCAAGGTGGGTCAGGGGAGCCGGATTTATCAAGGTGCGGTGATCGGAGATGGTACGGTACTGGGCGAACGGGTTTATGTAGATGCCGGGGTAAAAATCTGGCCCCAGAAACGGGTGGAAAGCGGAGCCCGCCTGCGGGAAAACCTGGTTTGGGGAGAACGCCAGCCCCGTACGCTCTTCGGGCGCGAGGGGATTGTGGGAGAAATTAACCGGGAACTGACTCCGGAACAGGCGGTGAAAGTGGCGGCTGCTTTTGCCACTCTATTCCAGCCGGAAACTGCCCTGTTAGTCAGCACTGACCATTCTCCGGCGGCAGCAATGCTGAAACATGCTGTTCTGGCGGGATTGCTGGGAGCAGGGATGGTGGTCTGGGATGCCGGCATTCTGACCGGTGGTGCCAGCCGCTACTTGATTCGCAGTCTGGCTGCCAGTGGCGGGGTGCATATTCAGGGCAGCGGGCAGGGCAACCGGGCCCGGGTTTTGCTCCTCAATCAGCAGGGAGCCAGCTTAACTCCGGCAGAAGAACGCAAGGTGGAAAATCTGCTGGGACGGGAAGGGATGCGGCGCACAGCTGCCGGACATCTGGGGCGGGTTATGCCTTTGCCCAGTGGACTGGATGAATATACCGGCTTTTTGCTCAATTTCCGTCCGCGGGGACAAAATTATCAATGGCGAATTGGGGTAGGGGCCCTGACTCCGGCTCTGGCCCAGATTTTACCCCGGATCTTTCAGGATACCGGTTTTCGTCTCATCTATCTCCAGGACGGGGAACAGCAGCTGGAACAGCTGATCAGTCTGGTACAAACAGAAAGATTGGACCTGGGGCTCTGGTTTGGGGAAGAAGGGGAACGCTTATCCCTGGTTCTGCCCGGGGGAATGTATTTGGCTCCCGCTCAGGTTCAGATACTGAAAACCTGGCTCTATGCCCAAAGGAAAGAGCAAGCTGTTATTCCCTATCCTGTTCACTGGCCCCAGGCCCTGGCCCGCCGCCTGCAAGAGCGGGGGGCGGTGATTCAGCCGGTCAAGACTAATCCCGGCCTGATTCAGAATCAGTGGGCGCAGGATGAAGAGGGGTTCTACCTGCTGGCCGATGATCTCTATACCCTGCTGGTTCTGCTCAGGCAGGCGGAAGAGCAAGGGCTGGAAAGGCTGTTACAGGAGCTGCCTGACTTTAACTGGGTTGCTAAATCCACAGCCTGTCCCTGGGAAGCCAAGGGCCTGGTCATGCGTCGCTTGATGGAAGAATTGCAGGATCGGGAGTTGGAGTTGCTGGATGGCATCAAGCTCTGGGACAATGGCGCCTGGGCCCTGGTTTTGCCCGATTCGGAGGAACCCGTTTGCCGTATTTATGCGGAAGGACCTGACATGGAAATAGCAGAAAGCTTGACTGAGCAGTTGCTGCAAAAAATTACGGAAATCCAGAAAGAAAGCGAGGGTGTCGGTTAA
- a CDS encoding carbohydrate-binding protein, with protein sequence MVEMKHTNFRDSDHRLKEMAESQLQGGVTVDPTPITAGQEVTILYNGLLAKSGAQQIYLHVGYGSNDNWQMVTDYPMYFTGHGWEKTITVAEGTRLNFCFKDSANNWDNNNGNNWSFIVHNGRMV encoded by the coding sequence ATGGTGGAAATGAAACACACCAATTTCCGCGATAGTGATCACCGCTTGAAGGAGATGGCAGAAAGCCAGCTACAGGGCGGTGTGACTGTGGATCCTACCCCGATTACGGCTGGTCAGGAAGTGACAATCCTGTATAACGGCCTGCTGGCTAAAAGCGGAGCCCAGCAAATCTACCTGCATGTAGGGTATGGTTCCAATGACAACTGGCAGATGGTAACCGACTATCCCATGTATTTTACCGGCCATGGCTGGGAAAAAACCATAACCGTGGCCGAAGGGACCAGGCTTAATTTCTGCTTCAAGGACAGTGCCAATAACTGGGATAATAACAATGGCAATAACTGGTCCTTTATTGTTCACAATGGGCGCATGGTGTAA
- a CDS encoding glycoside hydrolase family 57 protein, translated as MPKGYLALVLHAHLPYVRHPEDPDALEERWLFEGITETYIPLLAKFEKLVEDGVDFRLTMSFSPTLTSMLLDPLLQERYYVYLSKLRELIYKELDRTYGDPRFHRLAQMYHYLVNQCFYYFFEKYAGNLLTGYRRLQEAGRLELITCGATHAYFPLNGLTRQAVRAQVALAVENHWRVFGSQPQGMWLPECAYHPGDDEFLAEFGIRYFFLDTHGVLFASTRPRYGVYAPIVTPAGVAAFGRDVESSKQVWSADEGYPGDFDYREFYRDIGYDLDYDYIKDYIHPSGIRLHTGIKYYRITGKKSEWKEPYVPEWATEKAAIHAGNFMFNRERQVEYLASLMDRKPIVVAPYDAELFGHWWFEGPQFLDFLLRKIHYDSKILKTATPSDYLAEYPRNQVTEPCISSWGHKGYHEVWLEGSNDWIYRHLHKAAERMTELARRFTNPTAEQERALNQAARELLLAQASDWAFIMKTGTMVNYAIRRTKNHIHNFTRLYEQLLQNQLDLHWLQELEINNNLFPWLNYRIYAWEAPPQKARASV; from the coding sequence ATGCCTAAAGGCTATTTGGCTTTAGTGTTACATGCCCATTTACCCTATGTCCGGCATCCGGAAGATCCTGATGCTCTGGAAGAACGCTGGCTGTTTGAAGGCATCACTGAAACTTATATACCTTTACTGGCCAAATTTGAAAAACTGGTGGAGGATGGGGTGGATTTTCGGCTGACCATGTCTTTCAGCCCCACCCTGACCTCCATGCTCCTGGATCCTCTGTTGCAAGAAAGGTATTATGTTTATTTAAGCAAATTAAGAGAGCTTATCTACAAAGAACTGGACCGTACCTATGGCGATCCTCGTTTCCATCGCCTGGCTCAGATGTATCATTATCTGGTTAACCAGTGTTTTTATTATTTCTTTGAAAAATATGCCGGTAATTTATTAACCGGCTATCGTCGCTTACAGGAAGCCGGACGATTGGAATTGATCACCTGTGGTGCTACCCATGCCTATTTCCCTTTAAATGGTTTGACCCGTCAGGCTGTACGGGCCCAGGTGGCTCTGGCCGTAGAAAACCACTGGCGGGTGTTTGGCAGTCAACCCCAGGGGATGTGGTTGCCAGAGTGTGCCTATCATCCCGGAGATGATGAATTTCTGGCGGAATTCGGCATTAGATACTTTTTCCTGGATACCCATGGTGTATTGTTTGCTTCCACCCGACCCCGTTACGGGGTCTATGCTCCCATTGTCACTCCCGCCGGGGTAGCAGCTTTCGGACGGGATGTGGAATCTTCCAAACAGGTCTGGAGTGCCGATGAAGGTTATCCCGGCGATTTCGATTACCGGGAATTCTACCGGGACATCGGTTATGATTTGGATTATGACTATATCAAGGACTATATTCACCCCTCCGGTATCCGCTTACATACCGGCATCAAATATTACCGGATTACGGGCAAGAAGAGCGAATGGAAAGAACCCTATGTGCCCGAGTGGGCTACAGAAAAGGCAGCCATCCACGCCGGCAACTTCATGTTCAACCGGGAACGCCAGGTTGAATACCTGGCGTCCCTGATGGACCGTAAACCCATTGTGGTAGCTCCCTATGATGCGGAATTGTTCGGTCACTGGTGGTTTGAAGGGCCTCAGTTCCTGGATTTTCTCTTGCGTAAAATCCATTATGATTCCAAAATCCTGAAAACTGCTACCCCTTCTGACTATCTGGCCGAATATCCCCGTAATCAGGTTACCGAACCCTGCATCTCTTCCTGGGGCCATAAAGGATACCATGAAGTGTGGCTGGAAGGCAGTAATGACTGGATTTATCGGCATTTACACAAAGCCGCCGAACGGATGACCGAATTGGCCCGCCGGTTTACTAATCCTACGGCAGAACAGGAACGGGCCCTCAACCAGGCCGCTCGTGAACTCTTACTGGCTCAGGCCAGTGACTGGGCCTTTATTATGAAAACAGGCACCATGGTGAATTATGCCATCAGACGTACCAAAAATCATATCCATAATTTCACCAGACTTTATGAACAATTGTTGCAAAACCAGCTGGATCTCCACTGGCTTCAAGAACTGGAAATTAATAACAATCTTTTCCCCTGGCTCAATTACCGCATTTATGCCTGGGAAGCTCCTCCTCAAAAAGCGAGGGCGTCGGTTTAA
- a CDS encoding glycosyltransferase family 4 protein, whose protein sequence is MRILMYSWEFPPKSVGGLARHVHDLTLATAKQGHEIQVVTCGGDNLPAYENIEGVEVYRVQPYHLRAPDFRTWILQLNLAMLEFTMTLRDSQSAPWDIVHCHDWLTAYVSRAVKHAQNIPLVATIHATEFGRNWGLHDDNQRYISDVEWWLTYEAWRVIVCSQYMHNEVRYIFSLPEDKIRIIPNGVRPEDFQTEPEPDFRNRYAHPTEKIVFFVGRLVHEKGAHVLLDAIPKILHYHPQTKFVIAGRGPAEGYLRQKAWEMGVTERIYFTGYIDDVTRNKLYRSASVAVFPSLYEPFGIVALEAMAARTPVVVSDTGGLGEIIKHGVNGLKCYVGSPDSLADNVLKILCDPPFARQVEERAYREVLEIYNWDKIARTTVAVYEEILAEQ, encoded by the coding sequence GTGCGTATATTAATGTATTCCTGGGAGTTTCCGCCCAAAAGCGTAGGCGGTCTGGCCCGGCATGTGCATGATTTGACTCTGGCCACGGCCAAACAGGGCCATGAAATTCAGGTTGTCACCTGCGGGGGAGATAACCTGCCTGCCTATGAAAATATAGAGGGGGTGGAGGTTTATCGCGTCCAGCCATATCATTTGCGGGCTCCGGATTTTCGCACCTGGATTTTGCAGTTGAACCTGGCCATGCTGGAATTCACCATGACTTTGCGGGATAGCCAATCAGCCCCCTGGGATATTGTTCACTGCCATGACTGGTTAACTGCATATGTCAGCCGGGCGGTTAAACACGCTCAGAACATTCCACTGGTAGCTACCATTCATGCCACTGAATTCGGGCGCAACTGGGGGCTGCATGATGATAACCAGCGCTATATCAGTGATGTGGAGTGGTGGCTGACTTATGAAGCCTGGCGGGTGATTGTTTGCAGTCAATATATGCATAATGAGGTGAGATACATATTCTCTCTGCCGGAAGACAAAATCCGTATCATACCGAACGGCGTAAGGCCGGAGGATTTTCAAACCGAACCTGAACCGGATTTTCGCAATCGATATGCCCATCCTACCGAAAAAATCGTCTTTTTCGTAGGACGGCTGGTGCATGAAAAAGGGGCGCATGTCTTGCTGGATGCCATTCCGAAAATTCTCCATTACCATCCCCAGACCAAGTTCGTTATCGCCGGTCGAGGGCCGGCGGAAGGTTATTTGCGGCAAAAGGCCTGGGAGATGGGCGTGACAGAGAGAATTTATTTTACCGGTTATATCGATGATGTGACCCGTAATAAACTGTACCGTTCTGCTTCCGTTGCGGTTTTTCCCAGCCTGTATGAACCTTTTGGTATTGTGGCCCTGGAAGCTATGGCGGCCCGGACGCCAGTGGTAGTCAGTGATACCGGTGGACTGGGGGAAATTATTAAACATGGCGTAAATGGTTTGAAATGCTATGTAGGTTCTCCTGATTCCCTGGCCGATAATGTGCTGAAAATTCTCTGTGATCCGCCCTTTGCCCGGCAGGTGGAAGAAAGGGCCTACCGGGAGGTGCTGGAAATCTATAACTGGGACAAAATTGCCCGCACTACGGTAGCAGTTTATGAAGAAATTCTGGCAGAACAATAA
- a CDS encoding Hsp20/alpha crystallin family protein, producing the protein MTLIPFDPFREFNRFVQEAVGRSREGFLGYQVAGPRVDIYQTENEVVVVAEIPGLESREDLDVRVTEDAVTIRGEIKRSAETRDEDYHHAERFYGAFARTFTLPAAVKAEEARASYRNGILEIRIPKAGRGRSIKVDIN; encoded by the coding sequence ATGACCCTTATACCCTTTGACCCTTTTCGCGAGTTCAACCGCTTTGTCCAGGAAGCGGTAGGCCGCAGCCGGGAGGGCTTTCTGGGCTATCAGGTAGCGGGGCCACGGGTGGACATCTATCAGACGGAAAATGAAGTGGTGGTGGTAGCGGAAATCCCCGGCCTTGAGTCCAGGGAGGATCTGGATGTGCGGGTTACCGAAGATGCGGTTACCATCCGGGGAGAAATCAAGCGCAGTGCGGAAACCAGAGATGAAGACTACCATCATGCTGAACGGTTCTATGGCGCCTTTGCCCGCACCTTTACCCTGCCGGCGGCGGTAAAGGCAGAAGAAGCCCGGGCATCCTACCGCAATGGCATCCTGGAAATCCGGATCCCCAAAGCGGGACGAGGACGCAGCATCAAAGTGGATATTAACTGA
- the sdhA gene encoding succinate dehydrogenase flavoprotein subunit, producing MAEKKIIVVGGGLAGLMATIKAAEAGFKVDLFSLVPVKRSHSVCAQGGINGAVNTKGEGDSPWEHFDDTIYGGDFLANQPPVLKMCEAAPGIIHLMDRMGVMFNRTPEGHLDFRRFGGTKHHRTAFAGATTGQQLLYACDEQVRRWEAAGLVQKYEGWDFLSIVLDEQGICRGITAQNLASMEIRAFRGEAVIMATGGPGMIFGKSTNSTINTGWAAAAVYMQGACYANGEFIQIHPTAIPGEDKLRLMSESARGEGGRVWTYKDGKPWYFLEEKYPAYGNLVPRDIATREIFYVCVDLKLGINGQNMVYLDVSHIDPKVLDRKLGGILEIYEKFVGEDPRKVPMKIFPGVHYSMGGLWVDYNHMTNIPGLFAAGECDYQYHGANRLGANSLLSAIYSGMIVGPAAVAYASGLSKSAFALEERLFEQERKRQEEKVEAIYRMNGKENPYLLHEELGKWMTDNVTVVRYNDRMEKTDAKIQELMERYQNINLADTGRWSNQCVMFVRHLWGMLQLARVITRGAIARNESRGAHYKPEFPNRDDENWLKTTKAFYTPAGPRLEYEPVDVSLIKPRPRKYDVDKSEVKA from the coding sequence ATGGCGGAAAAGAAGATTATCGTTGTTGGTGGCGGCCTGGCCGGCCTGATGGCTACCATTAAGGCAGCAGAGGCTGGCTTCAAGGTTGATCTTTTCTCTCTGGTACCGGTAAAACGCAGTCACTCCGTTTGTGCCCAGGGGGGGATTAATGGTGCCGTTAACACCAAGGGGGAAGGGGATTCTCCCTGGGAGCATTTTGATGATACCATTTATGGCGGGGACTTTCTGGCCAATCAACCACCGGTGCTGAAAATGTGTGAAGCGGCACCTGGAATTATCCATTTGATGGACCGGATGGGAGTAATGTTCAACCGCACACCGGAAGGACATCTGGATTTCCGGCGTTTTGGTGGTACCAAACACCATCGTACCGCTTTTGCTGGAGCGACCACCGGCCAGCAATTACTTTATGCCTGTGATGAACAGGTACGGCGCTGGGAAGCAGCTGGTCTGGTGCAAAAGTATGAGGGCTGGGATTTCCTTTCCATTGTGCTGGATGAGCAGGGGATTTGCCGGGGGATTACCGCCCAGAACCTGGCTAGCATGGAAATCAGGGCCTTCCGGGGTGAAGCGGTGATTATGGCCACCGGTGGCCCGGGCATGATCTTTGGCAAGAGTACCAACTCCACTATCAATACCGGCTGGGCGGCGGCGGCAGTTTACATGCAAGGCGCCTGCTATGCCAACGGGGAGTTTATTCAGATCCATCCTACTGCTATTCCAGGAGAGGATAAATTGCGTTTGATGTCCGAATCGGCCCGCGGTGAAGGCGGTCGGGTCTGGACTTACAAGGATGGTAAACCCTGGTATTTCCTGGAAGAAAAATATCCGGCCTATGGGAACCTGGTACCGCGGGATATCGCTACCCGGGAGATTTTCTATGTCTGTGTGGATTTGAAACTGGGGATAAATGGTCAGAACATGGTTTATCTGGATGTTTCCCATATAGATCCTAAAGTGCTGGACCGCAAGCTGGGCGGGATTCTGGAGATCTATGAAAAATTTGTTGGGGAAGATCCCCGCAAAGTGCCGATGAAGATATTCCCGGGTGTCCACTATTCCATGGGCGGGCTCTGGGTGGATTACAATCATATGACCAATATTCCCGGATTGTTTGCTGCCGGGGAATGTGACTACCAGTACCATGGTGCTAACCGCCTGGGTGCCAACTCCCTGCTTTCTGCCATTTATAGTGGCATGATAGTGGGACCGGCAGCAGTGGCCTATGCCAGCGGTTTGAGCAAGTCGGCCTTTGCTCTGGAGGAAAGGCTGTTTGAACAGGAGCGCAAACGGCAGGAGGAAAAGGTGGAAGCCATTTACCGGATGAATGGCAAGGAAAATCCCTATCTGCTTCATGAAGAGCTGGGTAAATGGATGACCGATAATGTCACGGTAGTGCGCTATAATGACCGGATGGAAAAAACCGATGCCAAAATTCAGGAATTGATGGAGCGCTACCAGAATATCAATCTGGCGGATACCGGCCGCTGGTCCAACCAGTGTGTGATGTTTGTGCGCCATCTCTGGGGTATGCTGCAGCTGGCCCGGGTGATTACCAGAGGGGCTATTGCCCGCAATGAAAGCCGGGGTGCCCATTATAAGCCGGAGTTTCCCAACCGGGATGATGAAAACTGGCTGAAGACCACCAAGGCCTTCTATACTCCCGCTGGGCCACGGCTGGAATATGAGCCGGTGGATGTCTCCCTGATCAAGCCCCGGCCGCGCAAATACGATGTGGATAAATCGGAGGTGAAGGCCTGA
- the sdhB gene encoding succinate dehydrogenase iron-sulfur subunit, with translation MAEQKYIHLRVRRQESPQAKPYWEEFKIPYKPNMNVISALMEIQKNPVNAQGEKTTPVVWECNCLEEVCGACTMLINGVPRQACSALIDQLQQPVELRPLTKFPLIRDLMVDRSIMFENLKKVKAWIPIDGTYDLGPGPKLAAKTQEWAYELSRCMTCGCCMEACPQVNSKSKFIGPAAISQVRLFNTHPTGEMNKEERLEAIMGDGGITDCGNSQNCVRVCPKQIPLTTSIADMNKETVKYAIKRWLRK, from the coding sequence ATGGCTGAACAAAAATACATTCACCTGCGGGTACGGCGGCAGGAAAGTCCCCAGGCCAAACCCTACTGGGAAGAGTTTAAAATCCCGTATAAGCCCAATATGAATGTAATTTCCGCCTTGATGGAAATTCAAAAAAATCCCGTCAATGCCCAGGGGGAAAAAACTACGCCGGTAGTGTGGGAATGCAATTGTCTGGAAGAAGTTTGCGGGGCCTGTACAATGCTAATAAACGGGGTTCCCAGACAGGCTTGCTCGGCTTTGATTGACCAGTTACAACAGCCTGTTGAATTGAGACCTCTGACCAAGTTTCCCCTGATTCGCGATTTGATGGTAGACCGCAGCATCATGTTTGAAAATCTGAAAAAAGTCAAAGCATGGATTCCTATCGATGGTACCTATGATCTGGGGCCAGGGCCCAAACTGGCGGCCAAAACCCAGGAATGGGCCTATGAATTATCCCGCTGTATGACCTGTGGTTGCTGCATGGAAGCCTGTCCCCAGGTGAACAGCAAATCCAAATTCATCGGTCCGGCAGCTATCTCCCAGGTGCGCTTGTTCAACACTCATCCGACCGGGGAAATGAACAAGGAAGAGCGGTTGGAAGCCATTATGGGAGATGGGGGGATTACGGATTGTGGTAATTCCCAGAACTGTGTGCGGGTTTGTCCCAAACAGATTCCCCTGACTACCTCCATTGCGGATATGAATAAAGAAACGGTAAAATATGCCATTAAACGCTGGTTAAGAAAATAG
- a CDS encoding carbohydrate-binding protein translates to MHHIAIEGTGHLVNGVVAGPLPVARGGSVTIIYNGLLANSGASQVYLHAGYGPDWHDSLDMPMVRTARGWENTIQVQDVHELNFCFRDAANNWDNNNGHNWRLEVIS, encoded by the coding sequence GTGCATCATATCGCCATTGAGGGCACAGGGCACCTGGTCAATGGTGTAGTAGCCGGGCCCCTGCCGGTAGCCCGCGGGGGTTCAGTGACCATTATCTACAATGGCCTCCTGGCCAATAGCGGTGCTAGCCAGGTATATTTGCATGCCGGCTATGGTCCGGACTGGCATGATTCCCTGGACATGCCTATGGTGCGGACTGCCCGGGGCTGGGAAAATACCATCCAGGTCCAGGATGTCCATGAATTGAATTTTTGCTTCCGGGATGCGGCCAATAACTGGGATAACAACAATGGCCACAATTGGCGGCTGGAAGTTATCTCCTGA
- a CDS encoding DUF4912 domain-containing protein — protein sequence MSISQLPQMYEENRLVLLTRDPWWLFAYWDLRHPIGPPDLPRFIRLYRGGLNGPHFDYPVHPMANNYYLRVPAANSTYVAQLGHLEQGQFVPWLTSNPALTPRAEASGRWDPDWPPLGVGPEIKAGTASGWGTSPGFWKAGEKHA from the coding sequence ATGTCCATTTCACAATTGCCCCAGATGTATGAGGAGAACCGTCTGGTCCTGTTAACCCGGGATCCCTGGTGGCTGTTTGCCTACTGGGACCTGCGCCATCCTATCGGGCCGCCTGATTTGCCCCGGTTTATTCGCCTTTATCGCGGGGGCTTGAACGGCCCCCATTTTGATTATCCGGTACATCCCATGGCCAACAATTATTACCTGCGGGTTCCGGCCGCTAACTCCACATATGTCGCCCAGCTGGGGCATCTGGAACAGGGGCAGTTTGTACCCTGGCTTACCTCCAATCCCGCCCTGACCCCGCGGGCAGAAGCCTCCGGCCGCTGGGATCCCGACTGGCCCCCTCTGGGCGTAGGGCCGGAAATTAAAGCCGGTACAGCTTCAGGCTGGGGAACTTCTCCCGGTTTCTGGAAAGCAGGTGAAAAACATGCCTAA